One Miscanthus floridulus cultivar M001 chromosome 11, ASM1932011v1, whole genome shotgun sequence DNA window includes the following coding sequences:
- the LOC136494905 gene encoding uncharacterized protein isoform X3, with amino-acid sequence MDDSAGEAAGQSQVHECSSYPLSFPSQPPDIKNWFSSYVYDSPEVPELVADNDGGNGSETQDPFELNALKHVSDCTSLPLNEICEAHSEKKDCATSLPDSTRHSQEGTIEHSKVLVDCDRISSADTQESTPEDQEVASKKSANCDHACLADIGEGFEADVINHIELPVSFNSTILAGTEKKIPDGVDNSPSLVSRNSLSLADTEGNSPLGETGNEENSPLGGTDRCKLSLDSKRQQEMVASDGFIAIKRKEKQPEEHETNKILRHPTTGKEKENGNLKDNVIIPNQKVLVQEQTRRPLADRTNFSEVNASPVPEPSRKWKCPRKGKPYVGRPMKQLRLEQWVRRVN; translated from the exons ATGGACGACAGCGCCGGCGAAGCCGCCGGCCAAAGCCAG GTCCACGAGTGCAGTTCGTACCCACTTTCGTTCCCTTCCC AGCCGCCGGACATCAAGAATTGGTTCTCGAGCTATGTGTATGACTCACCGGAGGTCCCGGAGCTGGTTGCTGATAACGACGGCGGCAACGGCAGCGAGACCCAAGACCCATTCGAG CTAAATGCACTGAAGCATGTGTCAGATTGTACAAgccttcctcttaatgaaatatgtgAGGCACATTCAGAAAAAAAGGATTGCGCAACAAGCTTGCCTGATAGTACTAGACATAGCCAGGAAGGCACAATTGAGCACAGTAAGGTGCTGGTCGATTGTGATCGTATTAGTTCAGCTGATACTCAAGAAAGCACCCCTGAAGATCAGGAGGTTGCGAGTAAAAAGTCTGCTAACTGTGATCATGCATGCTTGGCTGATATTGGAGAAGGCTTTGAAGCAGATGTCATCAATCATATTGAACTGCCTGTCAGTTTCAACAGTACCATTCTAGCTGGGACTGAGAAAAAGATCCCAGATGGTGTTGACAACAGCCCAAGTCTTGTTAGTCGCAACAGTCTTAGTTTAGCTGACACTGAAGGTAATTCTCCATTAGGGGAAACTGGCAATGAAGAGAATTCTCCCCTAGGGGGAACTGACCGCTGCAAGCTTTCATTAGACAGTAAAAGGCAACAAGAAATGGTTGCATCAGATGGTTTTATAGCTATAAAGAGGAAGGAGAAGCAACCAGAGGAACACGAAACAAACAAAATTCTGAGGCACCCAACAACTGGGAAAGAGAAGGAAAATGGGAACTTAAAAGATAATGTCATCATTCCAAACCAGAAAGTTTTGGTCCAAGAGCAAACCAGACGTCCCTTGGCAGATAGGACTAATTTTTCAGAAGTAAACGCATCTCCGGTACCAGAGCCGAGCAGGAAATGGAAGTGTCCTCGCAAAGGCAAGCCCTATGTTGGTCGTCCAATGAAGCAGCTCAGGTTGGAGCAATGGGTGCGCCGTGTGAATTGA
- the LOC136494905 gene encoding uncharacterized protein isoform X1, translating into MDDSAGEAAGQSQVHECSSYPLSFPSQPPDIKNWFSSYVYDSPEVPELVADNDGGNGSETQDPFEVNLFLLNSINQVVNALHFLLQISCILLPIRLLAHLTVYSGSVTQHSSLKHSLQDGGVALRENCLGGQSEPEIFSGKYLVPVDGNAMKPAPKRKQSLRALFGASFLDEAEEANETDSHGLFPVQLNALKHVSDCTSLPLNEICEAHSEKKDCATSLPDSTRHSQEGTIEHSKVLVDCDRISSADTQESTPEDQEVASKKSANCDHACLADIGEGFEADVINHIELPVSFNSTILAGTEKKIPDGVDNSPSLVSRNSLSLADTEGNSPLGETGNEENSPLGGTDRCKLSLDSKRQQEMVASDGFIAIKRKEKQPEEHETNKILRHPTTGKEKENGNLKDNVIIPNQKVLVQEQTRRPLADRTNFSEVNASPVPEPSRKWKCPRKGKPYVGRPMKQLRLEQWVRRVN; encoded by the exons ATGGACGACAGCGCCGGCGAAGCCGCCGGCCAAAGCCAG GTCCACGAGTGCAGTTCGTACCCACTTTCGTTCCCTTCCC AGCCGCCGGACATCAAGAATTGGTTCTCGAGCTATGTGTATGACTCACCGGAGGTCCCGGAGCTGGTTGCTGATAACGACGGCGGCAACGGCAGCGAGACCCAAGACCCATTCGAGGTAAATTTGTTTTTGCTGAATTCTATTAATCAGGTCGTGAACGCGTTACATTTCTTGCTGCAAATTTCATGCATCCTCCTACCTATTAGGCTATTAGCCCATCTAACTGTGTACTCTGGTTCCGTTACCCAGCATTCGTCATTAAAACATTCTCTCCAGGATGGTGGAGTTGCTTTGAGAGAAAATTGTTTAGGAGGCCAATCTGAGCCTGAGATTTTTTCTGGAAAATATTTGGTTCCAGTTGATGGGAATGCGATGAAGCCCGCCCCCAAAAGGAAGCAAAGCCTGCGGGCATTGTTTGGAGCGAGTTTTCTTGATGAGGCTGAGGAAGCTAATGAAACTGACAGTCACGGTTTGTTCCCTGTGCAGCTAAATGCACTGAAGCATGTGTCAGATTGTACAAgccttcctcttaatgaaatatgtgAGGCACATTCAGAAAAAAAGGATTGCGCAACAAGCTTGCCTGATAGTACTAGACATAGCCAGGAAGGCACAATTGAGCACAGTAAGGTGCTGGTCGATTGTGATCGTATTAGTTCAGCTGATACTCAAGAAAGCACCCCTGAAGATCAGGAGGTTGCGAGTAAAAAGTCTGCTAACTGTGATCATGCATGCTTGGCTGATATTGGAGAAGGCTTTGAAGCAGATGTCATCAATCATATTGAACTGCCTGTCAGTTTCAACAGTACCATTCTAGCTGGGACTGAGAAAAAGATCCCAGATGGTGTTGACAACAGCCCAAGTCTTGTTAGTCGCAACAGTCTTAGTTTAGCTGACACTGAAGGTAATTCTCCATTAGGGGAAACTGGCAATGAAGAGAATTCTCCCCTAGGGGGAACTGACCGCTGCAAGCTTTCATTAGACAGTAAAAGGCAACAAGAAATGGTTGCATCAGATGGTTTTATAGCTATAAAGAGGAAGGAGAAGCAACCAGAGGAACACGAAACAAACAAAATTCTGAGGCACCCAACAACTGGGAAAGAGAAGGAAAATGGGAACTTAAAAGATAATGTCATCATTCCAAACCAGAAAGTTTTGGTCCAAGAGCAAACCAGACGTCCCTTGGCAGATAGGACTAATTTTTCAGAAGTAAACGCATCTCCGGTACCAGAGCCGAGCAGGAAATGGAAGTGTCCTCGCAAAGGCAAGCCCTATGTTGGTCGTCCAATGAAGCAGCTCAGGTTGGAGCAATGGGTGCGCCGTGTGAATTGA
- the LOC136494905 gene encoding uncharacterized protein isoform X2, translating into MDDSAGEAAGQSQVHECSSYPLSFPSQPPDIKNWFSSYVYDSPEVPELVADNDGGNGSETQDPFEHSSLKHSLQDGGVALRENCLGGQSEPEIFSGKYLVPVDGNAMKPAPKRKQSLRALFGASFLDEAEEANETDSHGLFPVQLNALKHVSDCTSLPLNEICEAHSEKKDCATSLPDSTRHSQEGTIEHSKVLVDCDRISSADTQESTPEDQEVASKKSANCDHACLADIGEGFEADVINHIELPVSFNSTILAGTEKKIPDGVDNSPSLVSRNSLSLADTEGNSPLGETGNEENSPLGGTDRCKLSLDSKRQQEMVASDGFIAIKRKEKQPEEHETNKILRHPTTGKEKENGNLKDNVIIPNQKVLVQEQTRRPLADRTNFSEVNASPVPEPSRKWKCPRKGKPYVGRPMKQLRLEQWVRRVN; encoded by the exons ATGGACGACAGCGCCGGCGAAGCCGCCGGCCAAAGCCAG GTCCACGAGTGCAGTTCGTACCCACTTTCGTTCCCTTCCC AGCCGCCGGACATCAAGAATTGGTTCTCGAGCTATGTGTATGACTCACCGGAGGTCCCGGAGCTGGTTGCTGATAACGACGGCGGCAACGGCAGCGAGACCCAAGACCCATTCGAG CATTCGTCATTAAAACATTCTCTCCAGGATGGTGGAGTTGCTTTGAGAGAAAATTGTTTAGGAGGCCAATCTGAGCCTGAGATTTTTTCTGGAAAATATTTGGTTCCAGTTGATGGGAATGCGATGAAGCCCGCCCCCAAAAGGAAGCAAAGCCTGCGGGCATTGTTTGGAGCGAGTTTTCTTGATGAGGCTGAGGAAGCTAATGAAACTGACAGTCACGGTTTGTTCCCTGTGCAGCTAAATGCACTGAAGCATGTGTCAGATTGTACAAgccttcctcttaatgaaatatgtgAGGCACATTCAGAAAAAAAGGATTGCGCAACAAGCTTGCCTGATAGTACTAGACATAGCCAGGAAGGCACAATTGAGCACAGTAAGGTGCTGGTCGATTGTGATCGTATTAGTTCAGCTGATACTCAAGAAAGCACCCCTGAAGATCAGGAGGTTGCGAGTAAAAAGTCTGCTAACTGTGATCATGCATGCTTGGCTGATATTGGAGAAGGCTTTGAAGCAGATGTCATCAATCATATTGAACTGCCTGTCAGTTTCAACAGTACCATTCTAGCTGGGACTGAGAAAAAGATCCCAGATGGTGTTGACAACAGCCCAAGTCTTGTTAGTCGCAACAGTCTTAGTTTAGCTGACACTGAAGGTAATTCTCCATTAGGGGAAACTGGCAATGAAGAGAATTCTCCCCTAGGGGGAACTGACCGCTGCAAGCTTTCATTAGACAGTAAAAGGCAACAAGAAATGGTTGCATCAGATGGTTTTATAGCTATAAAGAGGAAGGAGAAGCAACCAGAGGAACACGAAACAAACAAAATTCTGAGGCACCCAACAACTGGGAAAGAGAAGGAAAATGGGAACTTAAAAGATAATGTCATCATTCCAAACCAGAAAGTTTTGGTCCAAGAGCAAACCAGACGTCCCTTGGCAGATAGGACTAATTTTTCAGAAGTAAACGCATCTCCGGTACCAGAGCCGAGCAGGAAATGGAAGTGTCCTCGCAAAGGCAAGCCCTATGTTGGTCGTCCAATGAAGCAGCTCAGGTTGGAGCAATGGGTGCGCCGTGTGAATTGA